One Desulfonatronovibrio magnus genomic window, AGGAGGTAAGTTACTAAAAATGCTTGCCCCATTAAACTTTTGAGCTAAGTATATGCAGGACAGCGACATTCAAGCCCGCGACAGTTCTAACAACCCTGAACATGGTAAGAAGAACAAACCATTTCAGCTGATTGCCTTTTCTTTCAGACGGGCACCCCTGGTTTTGTTTGCAGGGGGGATAATCTGCTTTCTGCTTTTCCTTTTGCTCCTGCCCAGGGTCAGCCCCATATACGAAACCCAGTCCATGCTTCTTGTGGATCCAGCCAAGGAAACAACTCTGGCAGGACGGGAACGTGATCCCATTCCAGGTGATATTGGCAAATATACCCGCAACCTCATTGAGAGGATCCCCAGGTATGATGTGCTGGCCACTGCCATTTCCCGCTTAGATGAGGCAGACTATCCAGTTTTTCTCAATCCCGGCCGCCCGGAGGAGGCTAATGTGTACAGTCTCATGAGTCGAATCCGGGTGCGTGAAGTTCACCTGACCTATCTGATTTCCCTGACTATCTCAGCAGAAGAACCTCAAGGTCTTGCACCTGTGTTGAATGAGGTTATGAAGGCCTTTCTGGAAAAAATGGAGCATGAGCAGGAGGGGCAATATGTACGAAGGATAAATTATCTTTCAGTTGAAAAGGAAAGAATTTCAGCCCGTCTGGAAGATGCCCGCACAGACCTTCAGAGACTGGTGGACAGCATGGATTCCAAGAGTTTTCTGCAGGATAATTATACTTCACATATCTATAAGAAAGATATGCTTCAGAGGATGTACCTTGAGGCTGAAGAAGAGCTTTCCAGGAGAGAGTCGTTGCTTGACCAGGCTATTGCCAACAGGGAAGCAATACCTGTACTGGACCTGCAAGCGTTTGCAGACGAAAGGGTTGCGGATAATTTCGGCATTAACCGTATTGAGCAGTGGACCTATGAGCAGCTGCAGGCATTGAGAGCATCAATTGATGGTCTGACACCCGAAAATCCGGATCGGATTTACGTTGAGCAGCGTATGGAGGCCATGGAGGCCTTTCTGGAACAGTATAAACAAAGGGTCAATAAGGAAACCATACGTAATATAAGGGAGAGACAAAAATACGAGCTGAACCTGGACGTGATCCAGGCCCGCACCAGTTACGATGCCTCTGTTAAAAATACCCGGCGCCTGAAAGAGCTTCTGGAACAGGCCACGAGAGAGGCCTCGCAGGTTTCAGAGGCCATTTATCAGGCATCTGCCATCCAGTTTCGCATCGAGCAGCTGCGCGAAAGGCTGACAGCCTTAAACAATCGTATGGATGATGCTGAAATGGTGGCCAAGTCCCCCATACCTGTGGATATAGATAAACTGGCTGTGACCCCTGGGGTGCCGGCGAGAACTAATATTAAGGTTATTTCCATGATGATTCTGGCCCTGGGTTTTGGAAGTGTATTCAGCTTTGTGCTTGTTTTTGACTTTATGGACAACAGGCTCAGGGATCCAGGAGAGGTGGAACAGGCCCTGGGAGGGTCCGGTCCAGCACCCATCCCCTATATGAGCGGCCGTGATCTTCCGCCGGGAAGTTTTTTTGATGCTTCATTAGAGTTGCCGGAACACTCTTCAGTTCTGGCTATACGTTCCCTGGCTGTCCGGATGGAACTGGAGAAGGAAAAGAACGATGCCAGAGTGTTTGCCATTGCCGGACTCAACCCTGAATGCGGAGTGACCTCCCTGGCCCTTAACCTTGCTCATATCCTCCGGGCCGGCAGTGATAAAATTCTTGTGCTGGAGTGTAACCTTCTGAGACCTGGTGCGGCCAGAGTGGAGTCAGGACTTAGTAAAGGCCCCGGGCTGTGGGAAATACTGCAGTCCAGTCAACTGTCCGGATGGCAGGAAGTTGTGCAGGTAGAACCCAGAAGAGCAGTGCATGTTATGACGGCCGGGGATCCCGGGCCGGGTATACCCAACCGCTCGGCCATGCTGAACCTTCTTGATAATGTGCGCCGGGAATATGACCTGGTTATTTTAGATTTGTCTACCATAATTGACGATGAGTTTGCTTATTTTGCAGCAGTGCACTCAGATGCTGTGCTTCTGGTGGGACGTGAGGATGTGAGTCAGTACCGGGATCTGCGCCGCAGTATTGAAATGCTGGTAGATGCCCGGGTGCCGGCTGTCAGTGCAATACTTAACTTTTCCAGACCGAGAAGAGTGGAAAACGTTCGTAATGTACTGCAAAAGCAGATGCAGTTTGTCTCAAGAGTACACCGTTCCATGCATCGTATGGTTCGCAGGAGTTTACGACTTAACAGGTAACCTTTAACTCTAGTGTTATTACCTGGACAATCAGAAGTTTTATTATAATTCTTTGTTTTTGTTAGCTTTTTTGTAATAGTTTAGCCATTAGCATGTGGCACGGGGACTGGCTCTTCTGGGACCCACTTGTCTCAAAAGTGAGACGTTTAAATCATCGGTTGATCCTCAAGTGGGGCCCAGAGTGCCTGTCCCCTGCTTTCCTTAAAAAAGGGCTAAACTATTACGCTTTTTTTAACAATTGAACATATCTTTCGAGCTAAGCCAGGTATCTATCCAAATTTATTGATTTTATTTCTTTCAACCAGGAACGAAGAACCAGGAACTTTGAACTTTCAAGTTATTTAGATTACCAGTTTAGACGGTCCCTGCGCAGGTCTAACCAGGCAGCACAAGTGACGGGGATATTGAACAGTGTCCTGATCAGGGCTGCCGCAAAACCGGTGAAGGAACGCCCGGCCTGCATGGAACGCCACTGATGCAGGGGAAGCAGCACGATGCTGTAAATGTCCTTGAACCTGCTGCTTAATTGTATATTGCCGGCAATGAGGGTGCGCAGCCAGTCCTTATCCTGCTCATTGTTCTGTCTGATGATTTGGGCAGGAAGTAATCCCTGGGACACACATTTGCGTAGATATTCAAACAGGATGATATTGCACAAAGTGCCAGCAATTATTCGTCTTTCATGCCTGAACAGCTTTTTCATGCTCGATTCAGCTTCGTAAAGATGATAGGCTCCTGGGGCCCTCACCAGGGCGTTATTTCGTTCCGGCCGACTGAATCCATCAGTGGTCAGCATGGCCTTTATGAAGCCGTCTTCCACCAAAAGGGGCAGAGGCAGAAAGATATTTCGCAGAGCCTCTGATCTGGCGGCATAAAGTTGTCCGCACAGTTTGGGCGGACCTGCAGCAGATACCCTGGATGCAGCCACCGACAAATGCCCGCGCAGGTCATGGCCTTTGTCCATAGCTATGCTTTTCACCGGTTCATCAACTGATGCCAGGGCTCCGGGATTTTTTTCCAGACTCTTTACCAGCCGGGACAGGGTATCGATTTGGGGCAGACGAATGTCAGCGTCCACCAGGATCAATATTTCAGCATCAGGCCGGGAGTATTCGTGAACAAAAAGGTTCCATGCGTTGTCTTTACCGGCCCTGGCCAGTTCCACAACCCTGAAGTCCCATTTCATGACCGGCTTAATTTTTTCAGCGGTCTTCCTGGCATTTTCAGCGGTCTGATCACTGGAGCCGTTGACCACCACCACTACCTCCAATTGATCTGCCATCCCGGGTATTTTATCCTGGGCGGCAAGGTCCTTCAGGACGGCGGGGATGGTTTGCTCCTCGTTATGAGCCAGTATGCCGATGCTGATCTTGTTCATGTCTGTTATGTCCTTTTGGGAGGGGGGTACACAATACCCTGCTTAAATTTATAATGATGTTTGTATCTGTTCATGCAACTTGTAACCATTCATTGGGTGGTTCACAAGAGAAGAAATACTGGTCAGGAACAATGGTTACGAATTTTTATTTTGCAGGGATGATGTATCACATTCGGACAACTGGAACAGGACTATGACCCCTCTGGTTCCCTTAGTCATGTTCGGCTGGCTGCCGTTTGTCATCTGGCTTTTCAGAGTGCTCAGGGCCAGGCATGCAGTTATTGCAGGGTTTCTCCTGGGCTGGATGTTTCTGCCTCAGCATACCTTTGTCATTCCAGGCGTACCCAACTATTCCAAGATCATGGCCATGAGCCTGGGTATTCTGCTGGGGACTCTTCTGTTCAACAGTCAGGTATTATCCCGATTCCGCCTGCATATCCTTGATTTGCCGGTTCTTATATGGGGTTTCGTTCCTTTTTTTACTGCCCTGAGCAACAACCTCGGCGTTTATGACGGGTTGTCTGCAACCCTGGATCAGTTGACTACCTGGGGACTGCCGTACTTCATCGGCCGTCTGTATTTTTATGACAGACAGGCCTTGAAGGAACTGGCTTTTGGGATTTTTCTCGGTGGCCTGATATACATCCCCTTCTGTTTATGGGAGGTTGTCATGAGCCCCAGGCTGCACAGAATAATATATGGGTTTCACCCCCATGATTTTGGCCAGACCAAGCGTATGGGTGGGTGGAGACCCGTGGTCTTCATGGAGCACGGGCTCATGACTGCCATGTGGATGATAACTGCTTTTTTGAGCGGGTACCAGCTTTTTCGTTCAGGCTGGCTGCAACGTAAATTTCCAGACTGGAAGTGGTTCTGGCTGCCGGCACTGATTGTTTTGCTCATTACCATCATTTTAAACAAGTCCACGGGCGCCATGGGGCTTCTGGCCCTGGGACTGCTGGTGCTTCATGTGCTGTACTGGACCCGCTGGTCCCTGCCTTTGCTGGTGATTCTTCTGGTGCCGGTTATATATGTAGTGGCCAGAGGTACAGGTGCCTGGGACGGTCAGCACCTTATAGATGGCGCGGCGCGTGTGGCCAGCCCTGAAAGGACCGGTTCACTGGCTTTTCGCCTGGATAATGAAACCATACTGGTGGACAAGGCCACGGAGCGTTTTTTTCTGGGGTGGGGCGGTTGGGGCAGGTCCTTTGTGCGGGACGCTGAAGGCAGGCCTGTTTCAGTGCCTGACGGTCTGTGGATCCTGGCCTTTGGTCAGCATGGTGTAATTGGCCTGGCTTCCTTGTTGACCGTACTCATTATGCCACCCCTGCTGTTCCTGAGAATGTATCCCGTGGTCAGCTGGAGAGGACCGCCAGTGGCTCCCCTGGCATCCCTGCCTATTCTCATGGGTATTTTTACTGTGGACAGCCTGCTGAATGCCATGTTTAATCCTTTGATCCTGATCCTGGCTGGAGGGATCATCGGCTTGTGGATAAACCGGCATCAACAGAAAGCAGAAGTGTATGACAACAGGATGCAACTGGCTGCCAGGCCTGTGACACGTCTATTTTAAAAGGTCTTATCAACTTGAGAATTCAAAGTTCCTAAGGACAAATATAATCATGCCCACAGAAGCCAATACACATTCGGGGGGTCATAATTCCAGTCGCAGCCTTGCAATACGGGGCTCCATGTGGACCATGTTTGGTTATGGAGGTTCCCAGGTTTTGCGCCTGGGCAGCAATCTTATCCTTGCCAGACTGCTGTTTCCTGAAGCTTTCGGACTTATGGCCCTGGTAAACGTTTTTATGCACGGTCTGCAGATGTTTTCCGACGTAGGCCTTGGACCAAGCATAATCCAGAACAAGCGAGGCAGGGAGACTTCCTTTCTGCGCACTGCCTGGACTATTCAGGTTGTGCGTGGGGTGATCCTCTGGCTGGCTTCATGTGCCCTGGCCCTGCCTGCAGCCGCCTTTTTTTCAGTTAGTGATCCCATGGCTGAGAGTCTGGCAATGATGCTGCCCGTAGCCGGTATGACCGCTCTGATTGCCGGTTTTACCTCTACAGGAGTGTTTCTTTTAAACCGGTCTATGTCTCTGGGACGTCTTACCGGTTTGGAAATGGTTTCCCAGGCGGTTTCCATAGGGGTTATGATCGGATGGGCTTTAGTGTATCCCAGCGTGTGGGCCCTGGTGGCGGGCGGACTGGCTTTCAGCTTTACGCGCATGGTTCTCAGTCATTTCCTGAATCCGGGCCCCGGGGACTGGTTTGCCTGGGACCGCTCCTGCGCCGGTGAATTGTTTAAGTTTGGAAAATGGATTTTTCTGAGTACTCTGGTGACCTTTCTGGCTACCAATCTGGACCGGCTGATGCTGGGCAGACTTTTGAGCATGGCTGAACTGGGAGTGTACAGTATAGGTATGACCTTTGCAAGGGTTGCCATTCACACCTCCAGCAAGCTTAGTACTCTGGTGATTTTCCCACTGCTGTCCAGGCTGCAGGATGAACCGGATCGTCTCGTTAATGCCTGTCTCAAAGCCCGCAGACCAGTATTATGGGTCAGCGGAGCGGTTTGCGCTGGTTTTGCCATGGGTGCTCCTTTATTTTTTGAGACTCTCTATGATCAGA contains:
- a CDS encoding GumC family protein; the encoded protein is MQDSDIQARDSSNNPEHGKKNKPFQLIAFSFRRAPLVLFAGGIICFLLFLLLLPRVSPIYETQSMLLVDPAKETTLAGRERDPIPGDIGKYTRNLIERIPRYDVLATAISRLDEADYPVFLNPGRPEEANVYSLMSRIRVREVHLTYLISLTISAEEPQGLAPVLNEVMKAFLEKMEHEQEGQYVRRINYLSVEKERISARLEDARTDLQRLVDSMDSKSFLQDNYTSHIYKKDMLQRMYLEAEEELSRRESLLDQAIANREAIPVLDLQAFADERVADNFGINRIEQWTYEQLQALRASIDGLTPENPDRIYVEQRMEAMEAFLEQYKQRVNKETIRNIRERQKYELNLDVIQARTSYDASVKNTRRLKELLEQATREASQVSEAIYQASAIQFRIEQLRERLTALNNRMDDAEMVAKSPIPVDIDKLAVTPGVPARTNIKVISMMILALGFGSVFSFVLVFDFMDNRLRDPGEVEQALGGSGPAPIPYMSGRDLPPGSFFDASLELPEHSSVLAIRSLAVRMELEKEKNDARVFAIAGLNPECGVTSLALNLAHILRAGSDKILVLECNLLRPGAARVESGLSKGPGLWEILQSSQLSGWQEVVQVEPRRAVHVMTAGDPGPGIPNRSAMLNLLDNVRREYDLVILDLSTIIDDEFAYFAAVHSDAVLLVGREDVSQYRDLRRSIEMLVDARVPAVSAILNFSRPRRVENVRNVLQKQMQFVSRVHRSMHRMVRRSLRLNR
- a CDS encoding glycosyltransferase; amino-acid sequence: MNKISIGILAHNEEQTIPAVLKDLAAQDKIPGMADQLEVVVVVNGSSDQTAENARKTAEKIKPVMKWDFRVVELARAGKDNAWNLFVHEYSRPDAEILILVDADIRLPQIDTLSRLVKSLEKNPGALASVDEPVKSIAMDKGHDLRGHLSVAASRVSAAGPPKLCGQLYAARSEALRNIFLPLPLLVEDGFIKAMLTTDGFSRPERNNALVRAPGAYHLYEAESSMKKLFRHERRIIAGTLCNIILFEYLRKCVSQGLLPAQIIRQNNEQDKDWLRTLIAGNIQLSSRFKDIYSIVLLPLHQWRSMQAGRSFTGFAAALIRTLFNIPVTCAAWLDLRRDRLNW
- a CDS encoding oligosaccharide flippase family protein, encoding MPTEANTHSGGHNSSRSLAIRGSMWTMFGYGGSQVLRLGSNLILARLLFPEAFGLMALVNVFMHGLQMFSDVGLGPSIIQNKRGRETSFLRTAWTIQVVRGVILWLASCALALPAAAFFSVSDPMAESLAMMLPVAGMTALIAGFTSTGVFLLNRSMSLGRLTGLEMVSQAVSIGVMIGWALVYPSVWALVAGGLAFSFTRMVLSHFLNPGPGDWFAWDRSCAGELFKFGKWIFLSTLVTFLATNLDRLMLGRLLSMAELGVYSIGMTFARVAIHTSSKLSTLVIFPLLSRLQDEPDRLVNACLKARRPVLWVSGAVCAGFAMGAPLFFETLYDQRYHEAGRISQWLALYTWTHVLVSSMDRIPLSLGKPRVLFTANLITTCCMALALPGYMLMGLQGFILGMALSNIAAHIYLLSTLPFGRRAMVLQSTGFTVGLFVYSLPLIILLRSIDIQQSPLMHALTVGMAASPLVLAGAWFAWKAVKSKDKQEKSRS